One Anolis carolinensis isolate JA03-04 chromosome 4, rAnoCar3.1.pri, whole genome shotgun sequence DNA window includes the following coding sequences:
- the LOC134298705 gene encoding uncharacterized protein LOC134298705, which yields MMKYQIEMKKLELEAQDKERQAQMEKMKLEKEAEDKEKQRQAQIELKKMEIEWEKQKLTLSQPSVVTQPGAPSDLALKRFPKYTKEDVKMQRTELAPLLKMPLCPGDSWCLIDYKWFKKWQRYVGFESWDLYYAGKPDHYPGPIDNAKLFEDSETQTLKKYRMNGVDYEVIPIEAWNELVNWYGCMEGQRPIERTVVEYGKYFKCCKVEVYPLESKPSQNNDSVNLVSSQFKQAEDSAEDGGIVNLQKILSESQIEIHYMAEVNKAPVALIPVQYHRDTGVEQAEVIGGLEVPVINENDLFEHRGEINTVIKSNGLKSDCAFTKDLPEKDGNMKLLGANRKNNVVPSKDEKEDEVLREFWEMTDSICSVVTSVVTTSTEHGQQVWPEEKLPQENTKFDPVELLCTGEPKGPTNTPKKMDILSLRVIANRNELRSKWILVFNRESSENFNAAEIGSFNYHQFTFDVPEKCLDYVLQDFLNDSWKFRKRLFGTERVHCVAGKDECNCPQQHVNLWNAPQSETPRNCTNWAGEEDCYELDKVSGRCFGPVYK from the coding sequence ATGATGAAATATCAAatagagatgaagaaattagaaTTAGAAGCACAGGATAAAGAGAGACAGGCACAGATGGAGAAGATGAAATTGGAGAAAGAAGCAGAGGACAAAGAGAAACAGAGACAGGCACAGATAGAGCTGAAAAAGATGGAGATAGAATGGGAAAAACAGAAGctgacactgtctcagccttctgTGGTAACACAACCAGGAGCTCCTAGTGATTTAGCCTTAAAGAGGTTTCCTAAATACACTAAGGAGGATGTGAAGATGCAGCGGACTGAGCTCGCACCACTTTTGAAAATGCCATTGTGCCCAGGGGATTCTTGGTGCCTGATTGATTATAAGTGGTTCAAAAAGTGGCAGAGATATGTGGGTTTTGAAAGTTGGGACCTGTATTATGCAGGAAAGCCTGATCACTACCCAGGACCCATTGACAACGCGAAACTTTTTGAAGATTCAGAAACCCAAACTTTAAAAAAGTATCGCATGAATGGAGTGGATTATGAGGTGATTCCTATTGAAGCCTGGAATGAGTTAGTCAATTGGTATGGCTGTATGGAGGGACAGAGACCAATTGAGAGAACGGTTGTGGAGTATGGCAAATATTTCAAGTGCTGTAAAGTAGAAGTTTATCCTTTAGAGTCGAAGCCATCTCAAAATAACGACTCTGTTAATCTTGTAAGCTCTCAATTTAAACAAGCAGAAGATTCTGCTGAAGATGGAGGAATCGTAAATCTCCAAAAGATATTATCTGAGTCACAGATTGAGATTCATTACATGGCTGAGGTAAATAAGGCACCAGTGGCTTTGATTCCTGTCCAATACCATAGGGACACAGGAGTGGAGCAAGCTGAAGTAATTGGGGGTTTAGAAGTGCCAGTCattaatgaaaatgatttgtttGAACACCGTGGAGAAATTAATACTGTTATAAAGAGTAATGGTTTAAAAAGTGACTGTGCCTTTACAAAAGATTTGCCAGAGAAAGATGGTAACATGAAGTTGCTTGGTGCTAACAGAAAAAACAATGTGGTTCCCAGTAAAGATGAGAAGGAAGATGAAGTTCTGagggaattttgggaaatgactgaCTCTATTTGCTCAGTGGTTACCTCTGTAGTCACTACAAGTACAGAGCATGGTCAGCAGGTGTGGCCAGAAGAAAAATTACCTCAGGAAAacaccaaatttgatccagttgaGTTGCTGTGCACGGGAGAGCCGAAAGGACCAACAAACACACCAAAGAAGATGGACATTTTGAGCCTGAGGGTCATCGCCAATCGCAACGAATTAAGAAGCAAGTGGATATTGGTTTTCAACAGAGAGAGTTCTGAGAACTTCAATGCGGCAGAGATTGGTAGTTTCAACTATCATCAGTTTACTTTCGATGTTCCAGAAAAGTGCTTGGACTATGTTTTGCAAGACTTCTTGaatgactcttggaagtttcGCAAAAGACTTTTTGGGACAGAGAGAGTTCATTGTGTTGCTGGGAAGGATGAGTGTAATTGTCCCCAACAACACGTTAACCTCTGGAATGCTCCGCAGAGTGAAACACCGAGGAACTGTACCAACTGGGCTGGAGAGGAAGATTGCTATGAGTTGGACAAAGTGTCTGGAAGATGTTTTGgtccagtgtataaataa